One stretch of Maridesulfovibrio ferrireducens DNA includes these proteins:
- a CDS encoding CerR family C-terminal domain-containing protein, whose protein sequence is MADISKGPKNKKSRGEETRQRLLLVGARLFALNGFRGVSMRNLAMEAEINLATVGYHFGGKLGLYEAILQSMIERRSEIFPSLEEVRERVDMVKQNKFTKSDLVKWYFGFFIRRSAGSQETMWAALIITRELAAPSELYPMLDEYLFTPTFESLGELLAVAMESQVSEEERLIVGTALMGMVLKFVNPKVLMTRLGWDEYTPENIEIITEVLCRRAVSFVGCQE, encoded by the coding sequence ATGGCTGATATATCCAAGGGACCGAAGAATAAAAAGTCACGGGGGGAAGAGACTCGCCAGCGGCTTTTGCTGGTTGGAGCAAGGTTGTTCGCATTGAATGGTTTCAGAGGCGTGAGCATGCGAAATCTTGCTATGGAAGCGGAGATAAATCTTGCCACGGTCGGTTATCATTTCGGCGGTAAACTTGGACTTTATGAGGCTATTTTACAAAGTATGATTGAACGCAGGAGCGAAATATTTCCATCATTGGAAGAAGTGCGTGAGCGTGTTGATATGGTGAAACAGAATAAATTTACAAAAAGTGATTTAGTTAAATGGTATTTCGGTTTCTTTATCAGGCGATCGGCAGGAAGCCAGGAAACGATGTGGGCTGCACTTATTATTACAAGAGAGCTTGCTGCTCCGAGTGAATTATATCCAATGCTTGATGAATATCTCTTTACTCCGACATTTGAGAGTTTGGGAGAGCTTCTTGCCGTTGCAATGGAGAGTCAGGTTTCTGAAGAAGAACGATTGATTGTAGGTACTGCCCTTATGGGAATGGTTCTAAAGTTTGTTAATCCGAAGGTACTTATGACAAGACTTGGCTGGGATGAATATACACCTGAAAATATAGAAATAATCACAGAAGTTTTGTGTAGAAGAGCAGTCTCCTTTGTAGGCTGTCAGGAATAG
- a CDS encoding cysteine hydrolase family protein → MTALLVIDMQQGVFEGNKKRFDSANIIERINLLIDYAHLKNIPVIFIRHHTPAEDDLKYGSDGWQILPAMHKKDSDIIVEKTCCDSFCKTDLEEQLNKLGVKKLIVTGCCTDFCVDTTVREAASKGFEVTVVSDAHTTAEKPYLEAKIIIEHHNYVWSEMETLHPINVRPAAEIIK, encoded by the coding sequence ATGACAGCACTGCTCGTTATCGATATGCAACAAGGCGTATTTGAAGGGAATAAAAAAAGATTTGATTCAGCAAATATTATTGAACGCATAAACCTGCTGATAGATTATGCACATCTAAAAAACATTCCAGTCATCTTTATTCGCCACCACACTCCGGCAGAAGATGATCTTAAATATGGCTCTGACGGCTGGCAGATTCTTCCCGCCATGCATAAAAAAGACTCAGACATAATCGTTGAAAAAACATGCTGTGATTCTTTCTGCAAAACTGATCTTGAAGAACAACTCAATAAGCTTGGTGTGAAAAAACTGATTGTAACAGGATGCTGCACAGACTTTTGCGTAGATACAACAGTTCGCGAAGCCGCCAGCAAAGGATTTGAAGTAACGGTAGTATCAGATGCACATACCACTGCCGAGAAACCATATCTTGAAGCAAAAATTATTATAGAACACCACAACTATGTATGGTCTGAGATGGAAACACTGCATCCAATTAATGTTCGCCCTGCTGCGGAAATAATCAAATAA
- a CDS encoding bifunctional (p)ppGpp synthetase/guanosine-3',5'-bis(diphosphate) 3'-pyrophosphohydrolase — translation MIRINEITDIVSTYIDDPDMDLIRRAYVFSARAHEGQVRLSGEPYLSHPLHVAKILADMRMDEPTVAAGLLHDTVEDTDTTIDEIADLFGEEVADIVDGVTKIGMMDFESKAIAKAENIRKMILAMAEDIRVLMVKLADRLHNMSTLDFQKSYKQLLIAQETLDIYSPLANRLGLYMVKRDLEDLCLYYLKPDIYQNITDGLERQHTLGKEYVDKVLGLLHDVLESNELKGSINGRTKHKYSIYNKMVRQGLELDEVHDIIAFRVVVESVKECYAVLGLVHSMWMPVAGRFKDYISIPKANMYQSLHTTVVGPEGERIEIQIRTEEMQKVAEYGVAAHWQYKESGTSSSKQNRDAERFSWLRQIMDWQRELEDPREFMSSLRFDLFNDEVYIFTPGGDIKELPDGASPVDFAYSIHTDVGNHCTGAKVNGRLVPLTTALKNGDTVEIFTDKKRKPSRDWLKFVKTAKARTRIKHYIRTEEREHSISLAKEMLEKEGRRMNLNVPKAVKDGYFVMLADEFSCGNVDDLLSNIGYSRITPKKVLRRLYAVINNIEGEPEEAEIHEPHVNEDKSQNVANSIEIEGVDNVLIRFAGCCTPLPGEPIIGYISRGRGVVVHAATCPNVKSLEEERLLSVSWSGGKEEDSHPAQISIRCKNIKGLLAKICSVLAEQDVNIDSGTFKSDVDGISLLEFTVEVRDLGHLHRALNRLKTIDAVLETTRIS, via the coding sequence ATGATAAGAATTAATGAAATTACTGATATAGTCAGTACCTATATTGATGATCCTGATATGGATCTCATTCGGAGAGCTTATGTGTTCTCTGCGCGCGCTCACGAAGGACAGGTGCGTCTTTCAGGTGAGCCTTATTTGTCTCACCCTCTTCATGTTGCAAAGATTTTAGCTGATATGCGGATGGATGAACCTACTGTTGCAGCAGGTCTTCTTCATGATACAGTTGAAGATACAGATACAACAATTGATGAAATTGCGGATCTGTTCGGCGAAGAGGTCGCGGATATTGTCGACGGCGTGACCAAAATAGGGATGATGGATTTTGAGTCCAAAGCGATAGCGAAAGCAGAAAATATCCGTAAAATGATTCTGGCTATGGCTGAAGATATTCGCGTACTTATGGTTAAGCTTGCTGACCGTTTGCACAATATGAGTACTCTGGATTTCCAGAAGAGTTACAAGCAGCTTTTAATAGCTCAGGAAACACTGGATATTTATTCTCCGCTTGCTAACAGGCTTGGCCTGTACATGGTTAAGCGCGATCTTGAAGACCTTTGTCTTTACTATTTAAAACCGGATATTTACCAGAATATTACCGACGGCCTTGAACGCCAGCATACTCTGGGTAAAGAATATGTTGATAAAGTGCTGGGTCTTTTGCATGACGTTTTGGAAAGCAACGAACTCAAAGGTTCTATTAACGGTAGAACCAAGCATAAATATAGCATTTATAATAAAATGGTGCGTCAGGGACTTGAACTTGATGAAGTTCATGACATCATAGCTTTCAGGGTCGTAGTTGAATCTGTGAAGGAATGTTACGCAGTCCTTGGACTGGTTCATTCCATGTGGATGCCTGTTGCAGGACGTTTCAAGGATTATATTTCTATTCCTAAAGCAAATATGTATCAGAGTTTGCATACGACCGTTGTCGGTCCCGAAGGGGAGCGCATTGAGATTCAGATTCGTACTGAAGAAATGCAGAAGGTTGCTGAATATGGTGTTGCCGCTCATTGGCAATATAAAGAATCCGGCACTAGCTCTTCAAAACAGAATAGAGATGCTGAGCGTTTTTCATGGCTCAGGCAGATTATGGACTGGCAGCGTGAGCTTGAAGATCCTCGCGAATTTATGTCCTCGCTCAGGTTTGATCTGTTTAATGACGAAGTTTATATTTTCACACCCGGCGGTGATATTAAAGAACTGCCGGATGGCGCGTCTCCTGTAGATTTCGCGTATTCTATCCACACTGATGTCGGAAATCATTGTACGGGAGCTAAAGTTAACGGCAGACTTGTGCCGCTGACAACAGCTCTTAAAAATGGTGACACTGTAGAAATTTTTACTGATAAAAAACGTAAGCCTAGTCGTGACTGGCTTAAGTTTGTAAAGACTGCAAAGGCCCGTACCCGTATCAAGCATTACATCAGGACTGAAGAAAGAGAGCACTCTATCAGTCTGGCTAAAGAGATGCTTGAGAAAGAAGGCCGCCGCATGAATCTTAATGTCCCTAAAGCTGTCAAAGACGGTTATTTTGTCATGCTTGCGGATGAATTTTCATGTGGAAATGTTGATGATTTACTTTCAAATATCGGATATTCGCGAATTACTCCCAAGAAAGTTTTGCGCCGGCTTTATGCGGTAATCAACAATATTGAGGGTGAGCCGGAAGAGGCTGAGATCCATGAACCGCATGTAAATGAAGATAAGAGCCAGAATGTCGCTAATTCAATTGAGATTGAAGGCGTTGATAATGTTCTTATTCGTTTTGCCGGTTGCTGTACTCCGTTGCCCGGTGAACCTATCATTGGGTATATCAGTCGTGGGCGTGGAGTGGTTGTTCATGCCGCAACCTGTCCGAATGTAAAAAGCCTTGAGGAAGAACGCCTCTTAAGCGTTTCATGGTCCGGTGGAAAGGAAGAGGATTCTCATCCTGCGCAGATAAGTATCCGTTGTAAAAATATCAAAGGGCTGCTTGCAAAAATCTGTTCTGTTTTGGCTGAGCAGGACGTGAATATTGATTCAGGCACATTTAAGTCTGATGTGGATGGTATTTCATTACTGGAATTCACAGTAGAAGTTCGCGACCTCGGACATCTGCATCGCGCATTAAACAGGCTTAAAACTATTGATGCAGTGCTGGAAACGACAAGGATAAGTTGA